The Panicum hallii strain FIL2 chromosome 9, PHallii_v3.1, whole genome shotgun sequence genome has a window encoding:
- the LOC112873542 gene encoding GPI-anchored protein LLG1-like has product MQRLTPLEYRSIFTSISDRPRHLLFLKRSVPIWTRPARAGAKLLPRASASSSLRLPHARVGYPLLASSGPIATLPPLLPPSLSLPRTHRRRRRAIDPIGEEAWPAMGLLRGVALRVAVLAAAVGFAAAGFISNDALLERGHDTTGRSLLQAKKDCPVSFEGANYTIITSRCKGPLYQPSLCCGALKDFACPYSTYINDVTTNCAATMFSYINLYGKYPPGLFANTCHEGDKGLSCPEDTPQVQPGQKASGAAAVAAPAAAVALAAALAVSSIMSC; this is encoded by the exons ATGCAGCGGTTGACGCCATTGGAGTACAGAAGCATCTTCACGAGCATTTCTGACCGTCCAAGGCACCTGCTATTTTTGAAACGCTCCGTGCCCATATGGACAcgccccgcgcgcgccggcgccaAACTCTTGCCGCGCGCCTCCGCATCTTCCTCCCTCCGCCTCCCGCACGCCCGCGTCGGTTACCCCCTCCTCGCGTCCTCCGGGCCAATCGCCACCCTTCCTCcgcttctccctccctccctttctcttccACGGACACaccggaggaggagaagggccATCGATCCGATCGGGGAGGAGGCGTGGCCAGCGATGGGTCTCCTCAGGGGCGTCGCGCTGCGCGTGGccgtgctcgccgccgccgtcggcttcgccgccgccgggtTCATCTCAA ATGACGCGCTGCTGGAGCGCGGGCACGACACCACCGGCCGGAGCCTGCTGCAGGCCAAGAAAG ATTGCCCGGTGAGCTTCGAGGGCGCCAACTACACGATCATCACGAGCCGGTGCAAGGGCCCGCTGTACCAGCCGAGCCTGTGCTGCGGCGCGCTCAAGGACTTCGCGTGCCCCTACTCCACCTACATCAACGACGTCACCACCAACTGCGCCGCCACCATGTTCAGCTACATCAACCTCTACGGCAAGTACCCGCCGGGCCTCTTCGCCAACACCTGCCACGAGGGCGACAAGGGCCTGTCGTGCCCGGAAGACACGCCGCAGGTGCAGCCGGGCCAGAAGGCCTCCGGagcggccgccgtcgccgcgccgGCTGCGGCCGTGGCGTTGGCGGCCGCACTGGCCGTGTCATCGATCATGTCGTGCTGA
- the LOC112873543 gene encoding photosystem I reaction center subunit V, chloroplastic-like has translation MATSTAAVLSPPSVAGLRLAPSPRARVSFRAAPARRSVAARAELSPSLVISLSTGVSLFLGRFVFFNFQRENVAKQVPKQNGKTHFDAGDERAKEFAALLKSNDPVGFNLVDVLAWGSLGHIVAYYILATSSNGYDPNFF, from the coding sequence ATGGCCACGTCGACCGCCGCCGTGCTGTCCCCGCCGTCCGTGGCCGGGctccgcctggcgccgtcgccCAGGGCGCGCGTGTCGTTccgcgcggcgccggcgaggcggtccgtggcggcgcgggcggagctGAGCCCGTCGCTGGTGATCAGCCTCAGCACGGGGGTATCGCTCTTCCTGGGCCGCTTCGTCTTCTTCAACTTCCAGCGGGAGAACGTGGCGAAGCAGGTGCCCAAGCAGAACGGCAAGACGCACTtcgacgccggcgacgagcgcgcCAAGGAGTTCGCCGCCCTGCTCAAGTCCAACGACCCAGTCGGGTTCAACCTCGTCGACGTCCTCGCCTGGGGCTCGCTCGGCCACATCGTCGCCTACTACATCCTCGCCACCTCCAGCAACGGATACGACCCCAACTTCTTCTGA